A portion of the Ferrimonas lipolytica genome contains these proteins:
- a CDS encoding ABA4-like family protein, translated as MHTLSRLFKLASYVALSGWLLLLLLPSWEHTQAAIVGVVVMLLSALYTYLVFFGKRLDDPQQKYRGHFWSLTGVINLFKSPRAVLAGWVHYLAFDLMLGLFIVVNGNHYGIAHWILVPCLLLTLMFGPAGLLLYLLLRMAVSGDYWADTLF; from the coding sequence ATGCACACACTCTCGAGACTGTTTAAGCTAGCCAGTTATGTCGCTCTTAGTGGTTGGCTCTTGTTGCTGCTGTTGCCAAGCTGGGAGCATACCCAAGCTGCCATTGTTGGCGTGGTCGTTATGTTATTGTCTGCGCTCTATACTTATCTGGTATTTTTCGGAAAACGTTTGGACGATCCGCAGCAAAAATACCGCGGCCACTTCTGGTCACTGACTGGGGTAATAAACCTATTTAAATCACCACGAGCGGTGTTAGCGGGTTGGGTTCACTATTTAGCGTTTGATCTAATGTTGGGGCTCTTTATTGTGGTTAATGGTAACCACTACGGTATTGCCCATTGGATATTGGTGCCGTGCTTGTTGCTAACACTGATGTTCGGCCCCGCCGGCTTACTGCTCTATTTACTGCTGCGCATGGCGGTTAGCGGTGACTACTGGGCGGATACCCTGTTTTGA
- a CDS encoding putative quinol monooxygenase: MSVPLTIVATIVAKPQQLEFVKAQLLIVVAATRAEEGCLQYDLHQDHNDPSVFLLFENWQSRSHWESHKVAPHMDAYRQAMAAAIAKPTVVHQLGKLV, encoded by the coding sequence ATGTCGGTACCATTAACGATCGTGGCAACCATTGTCGCTAAGCCACAACAGTTGGAGTTTGTTAAAGCGCAACTGTTGATCGTTGTTGCAGCTACTCGGGCGGAGGAGGGCTGCCTGCAATACGACTTACACCAAGACCATAATGATCCTTCGGTATTCCTGTTGTTTGAAAACTGGCAAAGTCGGAGCCACTGGGAAAGCCATAAAGTGGCTCCGCATATGGACGCTTACCGTCAGGCCATGGCCGCTGCGATCGCCAAACCCACCGTTGTGCATCAGTTGGGCAAGCTGGTCTAA
- a CDS encoding catalase: MTKKLTTASGCPVAHNQNVQTAGKRGPQLLQDVWFLEKLAHFDREVIPERRMHAKGSAAYGHFTVTNDISKYTKAKIFSEVGKTTPLFTRFSTVAGERGAADAERDIRGFAVKFYTEEGNWDLVGNNTPVFFLRDPLKFPDLNHAVKRDPRSNLRSATNNWDFWTSLPEALHQVTIVMSERGLPATYRHMHGFGSHTFSFINASNERFWVKFHLKSQQGIKNLTDQEAALLSGQDRESHQRDLLDSIDNGDFPKWKMMVQVMPEADASKVPYNPFDLTKVWPHQDYPLIEVGMLELNRNPDNYFAEVEQAAFNPGAIVPGIGFSPDKMLQGRLFSYGDAQRYRLGVNHHSIPVNAPRCPVHSYHRDGAMRVDGNHGGTIGYEPNQHGEWAQQPDFAEPPLTLEGAADHWDAAEDEDNFSQPGNLFRLMNPEQQQALFSNTANNIAGVPKEIQLRHLRHCFLADPAYAAGIATLLEIDQSEYAS; this comes from the coding sequence ATGACCAAAAAACTAACAACGGCCAGTGGCTGCCCAGTAGCTCACAACCAGAACGTGCAAACTGCAGGTAAACGCGGCCCTCAGCTGCTACAAGATGTTTGGTTCTTAGAGAAACTGGCTCACTTTGATCGTGAAGTCATTCCAGAGCGACGCATGCATGCCAAAGGCTCAGCTGCGTATGGCCATTTCACCGTAACTAATGACATCAGCAAATACACCAAAGCGAAGATCTTCTCCGAAGTCGGAAAAACCACACCTTTGTTCACCCGCTTTAGCACCGTTGCTGGTGAACGCGGAGCCGCTGATGCCGAGCGCGATATCCGCGGCTTTGCGGTGAAGTTTTACACCGAAGAGGGCAATTGGGATCTAGTGGGAAATAACACCCCGGTATTCTTTCTGCGCGATCCACTCAAATTCCCAGATCTAAACCACGCAGTAAAACGCGACCCACGCAGTAACCTGCGCAGTGCGACTAACAACTGGGATTTCTGGACTTCACTGCCTGAAGCGCTGCACCAAGTTACTATTGTAATGAGCGAGCGAGGCCTGCCTGCAACCTACCGCCATATGCATGGCTTCGGTAGCCACACCTTTAGCTTTATTAATGCTAGTAACGAACGATTTTGGGTCAAATTCCACCTCAAATCGCAACAGGGCATTAAGAATTTAACCGATCAAGAAGCGGCACTATTATCAGGTCAGGATCGAGAAAGTCATCAGCGCGACCTACTCGATAGCATCGACAATGGCGACTTCCCTAAATGGAAAATGATGGTGCAGGTGATGCCTGAAGCGGACGCCAGCAAGGTGCCTTACAATCCATTTGATCTAACCAAGGTATGGCCACACCAAGACTACCCATTGATTGAAGTGGGCATGTTGGAACTCAACCGTAATCCAGATAACTACTTTGCCGAAGTTGAACAGGCAGCATTTAATCCAGGTGCCATTGTTCCGGGCATCGGTTTCTCGCCAGACAAGATGCTGCAAGGACGTTTGTTCTCATACGGCGATGCTCAGCGCTATCGCTTAGGGGTTAACCACCATAGTATTCCGGTTAACGCACCACGCTGCCCAGTGCACAGCTACCACCGTGATGGTGCGATGCGAGTAGACGGCAACCACGGCGGTACCATCGGTTACGAACCCAACCAACATGGTGAGTGGGCACAGCAACCTGATTTCGCGGAGCCGCCATTAACACTGGAAGGCGCTGCAGATCACTGGGATGCTGCAGAAGATGAAGATAATTTCAGCCAGCCCGGTAATCTGTTCCGCTTGATGAACCCTGAGCAACAACAAGCGCTATTTAGCAACACAGCGAACAACATCGCAGGCGTACCGAAAGAGATCCAGTTGCGTCACTTACGCCACTGCTTCTTAGCCGATCCAGCCTATGCTGCCGGTATTGCAACCCTGCTCGAAATTGACCAGAGCGAATACGCTAGTTAG
- a CDS encoding prepilin-type N-terminal cleavage/methylation domain-containing protein: protein MLKQKGFTLIELVIVIVVIAILAAVAAPKFIDISRDARIAVIDNLYSSVQTAADQTYLKAILVGVEADERSDIEINGTIVQAKYGYPEAHAESDEHDIIDLLNISEDLMVCNGNNYPSNCTSGSSQVVIGYDLEDGEGCYVHYSEPNGTGAPADGSNKYGLVKQTKGC, encoded by the coding sequence ATGTTGAAACAGAAAGGTTTTACTCTCATTGAGCTGGTGATAGTTATCGTCGTTATCGCTATTCTCGCCGCCGTAGCAGCCCCAAAATTCATCGATATCTCCCGTGATGCTCGAATCGCTGTTATCGACAACCTCTACTCCTCGGTACAAACGGCTGCCGATCAAACCTACCTTAAGGCCATACTTGTAGGTGTTGAAGCTGATGAACGCTCGGACATAGAGATTAATGGCACCATTGTTCAAGCCAAATATGGATACCCAGAAGCCCACGCAGAAAGCGATGAGCATGATATTATCGATCTGCTCAATATTAGCGAAGATCTAATGGTCTGCAACGGCAATAATTACCCAAGTAACTGCACCAGCGGCAGCTCTCAAGTTGTTATTGGCTACGACTTGGAAGATGGTGAAGGCTGCTACGTACACTACAGCGAACCCAACGGCACTGGTGCACCGGCAGATGGCTCTAATAAGTACGGCTTAGTTAAGCAAACCAAAGGCTGTTAA